A part of Geothrix oryzae genomic DNA contains:
- a CDS encoding N-acetyl sugar amidotransferase, protein MQNKTPNNRPYAICSNCIMDTSDSNIFFDERGWCDYCNNYHNNILPNWHPDERGEQELLPTIEAIKREGKGRDHDCLIGISGGVDSSYVTYIAKEKFGLRPLIFHVDAGWNSQQAVNNIEKLIDNLGLDLHTEVVNWEEMKDLQLAFFKAQVPHIDTPQDHAFFAAMYNFAAKYKFKYILTGANYSSECVREPLEWHYHASDLRQLLDIHSKFGKHPLRTFPLADIFKYKLYYRFIKGVRVVKPLNHIPFYKEAAMDELVDRFGWQKYAHKHYESRFTRFYEGYWLPTKFGYDKRRAHFSSLILTGQLSRADALEKIALPAYSEETIAEDFEYIATKLDLTVEELKAIMAGPNKTYRDYKNAMTFIDLGTKVLRAVGVQRAIIR, encoded by the coding sequence ATGCAGAATAAAACTCCTAACAACAGACCATATGCCATATGTTCAAACTGCATTATGGATACAAGTGATTCAAATATTTTTTTCGATGAGCGCGGCTGGTGTGATTACTGCAATAATTATCATAATAATATCCTCCCCAATTGGCACCCAGATGAAAGGGGAGAGCAAGAGTTACTCCCGACCATTGAAGCCATTAAAAGGGAGGGTAAGGGCCGGGATCATGATTGCCTCATCGGCATCAGCGGTGGTGTCGACAGTTCCTATGTTACTTACATTGCCAAAGAGAAATTCGGCCTTCGTCCACTAATTTTTCATGTTGATGCTGGTTGGAACTCCCAGCAGGCAGTCAATAACATCGAGAAACTTATTGATAACCTCGGGCTCGACCTACATACAGAAGTTGTCAATTGGGAGGAAATGAAGGACCTACAGTTGGCCTTCTTCAAGGCTCAGGTTCCTCACATTGACACCCCCCAGGATCATGCATTCTTCGCGGCCATGTACAATTTCGCCGCTAAATATAAATTTAAATACATTCTTACAGGCGCTAATTACTCCAGCGAATGCGTAAGAGAACCTCTTGAATGGCACTATCACGCCTCGGATCTCCGCCAGCTTCTAGACATCCACAGCAAGTTCGGGAAACATCCCCTGAGAACTTTCCCCTTAGCTGATATTTTCAAATATAAACTCTACTATCGATTCATTAAAGGGGTCCGAGTTGTAAAGCCTCTTAACCATATCCCGTTTTATAAGGAAGCGGCGATGGATGAACTTGTGGACCGGTTCGGATGGCAAAAATATGCACATAAACACTATGAATCAAGATTCACCCGGTTCTATGAAGGCTACTGGTTGCCCACCAAATTCGGGTATGACAAACGCAGGGCCCATTTCTCAAGCTTGATCCTCACCGGACAATTGAGCCGTGCGGATGCTCTTGAGAAAATCGCCCTGCCGGCCTATAGCGAAGAAACCATAGCTGAGGACTTCGAGTACATCGCTACGAAACTTGACCTCACGGTTGAAGAACTCAAGGCGATTATGGCCGGGCCGAACAAGACCTATCGGGACTACAAGAACGCCATGACTTTCATTGATCTCGGGACAAAGGTACTCAGGGCGGTAGGCGTTCAAAGGGCCATCATTCGATGA
- the hisH gene encoding imidazole glycerol phosphate synthase subunit HisH, with translation MITIVDYGLGNIMAFANVYKRLNIGIAIAQTAKEIRSATKIILPGVGAFDHAMERLTASGMRETLDDLVLAKGVPVIGICVGMQILASSSDEGQRPGLGWINGRVRGFKSTPGTDHLPLPHMGWNDVQPLPNQKIFAGLETDSRFYFLHSFYFECEDPRDISAKSEYGIDFPAAVTHGNIHGIQFHPEKSHHYGTRLLKNFADL, from the coding sequence ATGATTACCATTGTCGACTACGGCCTTGGGAACATCATGGCGTTTGCGAATGTCTACAAACGGCTGAACATCGGAATAGCCATCGCTCAAACGGCCAAAGAAATCAGGAGTGCAACCAAGATCATCCTTCCAGGCGTCGGAGCCTTTGATCATGCTATGGAGCGCCTCACTGCTTCTGGGATGAGAGAGACACTCGATGACCTTGTTCTTGCTAAGGGCGTGCCCGTGATCGGAATCTGTGTAGGCATGCAGATCCTGGCCAGCTCCAGTGATGAAGGCCAGAGGCCAGGCCTTGGGTGGATCAACGGAAGGGTCAGAGGGTTCAAGTCCACCCCAGGCACCGACCACCTTCCGTTACCCCACATGGGTTGGAATGATGTCCAACCTCTGCCGAATCAAAAGATTTTTGCTGGACTTGAAACGGACAGTCGATTCTATTTCCTTCATTCCTTCTACTTCGAATGCGAGGACCCGAGGGATATTTCTGCGAAATCAGAGTACGGCATAGATTTTCCTGCCGCCGTCACCCATGGAAACATCCATGGAATCCAATTCCACCCGGAAAAGAGTCACCACTATGGAACTCGGCTCCTGAAAAATTTTGCGGACCTTTAG
- a CDS encoding AglZ/HisF2 family acetamidino modification protein, with translation MLRPRIIPCLLVHNGGLVKTVEFKDSKYVGDPINAVKIFNEKETDELMVVDIDATKNGCEPNFKMIADLAAECRMPLAYGGGIKTAAQAKRIIGLGVEKVAISSAAITDPSLITRAADEIGSQSVVVVLDINKSASGDAYEVWTHNATRNTKLCPFKMAEEAQALGAGEIVLNSIAHDGKMKGYDLALATAMRARIDLPMTILGGAGSLADLGKLIAACGIVGAAAGSLFVFKGPFRAVLINYPNQQQKDDLIRVALHANTSNH, from the coding sequence ATGCTGAGGCCACGAATCATTCCATGTCTGCTCGTCCATAATGGCGGTCTCGTGAAAACCGTCGAATTCAAGGACAGCAAATATGTTGGAGATCCCATCAACGCGGTGAAGATTTTCAACGAGAAGGAAACAGATGAACTCATGGTCGTGGATATCGATGCGACGAAGAATGGCTGTGAGCCGAACTTCAAGATGATCGCAGACTTGGCCGCCGAATGTCGCATGCCCCTGGCCTATGGCGGCGGGATCAAGACTGCTGCCCAAGCCAAACGGATCATCGGGCTGGGCGTGGAGAAGGTGGCCATCTCCTCTGCCGCCATCACCGACCCCAGCCTGATCACTCGCGCCGCGGATGAGATCGGGAGCCAGAGCGTCGTCGTGGTTCTGGACATCAATAAGTCCGCTTCCGGCGATGCCTATGAAGTCTGGACCCACAATGCGACCCGGAACACGAAGCTTTGCCCCTTCAAGATGGCTGAAGAGGCCCAAGCTCTCGGTGCCGGAGAGATCGTCCTGAATTCCATCGCGCATGATGGGAAGATGAAGGGGTACGACCTGGCCCTGGCTACCGCCATGCGCGCTCGAATCGACCTCCCCATGACCATTCTCGGCGGAGCCGGGTCACTGGCCGATCTGGGGAAACTGATCGCCGCCTGTGGCATCGTCGGAGCCGCCGCTGGGAGCCTGTTCGTCTTCAAGGGCCCATTCAGAGCCGTGCTTATCAACTACCCAAATCAGCAGCAGAAGGATGACTTGATCCGCGTAGCTCTTCATGCAAACACATCAAACCATTAG